From a region of the Sander lucioperca isolate FBNREF2018 chromosome 8, SLUC_FBN_1.2, whole genome shotgun sequence genome:
- the LOC116046649 gene encoding olfactory receptor 5F1-like: MDDEANVTYITLGGHVEVNKYRYVYFFIMFIVYTLIICSNSIIVYLIWVHQNLHEPMYIFIAALLLNSVVYSTNIYPKLLIDFLSEKQIISYSACLFQFYIFYTFASSEFLLLSAMAYDRYVSICKPLQYHNIMRKTAVSVFLLFAWLLPACHIAVPTILSSKAKLCDLTLKGIFCNNSIYKLQCVTSRVITIYGVVSLVDLSILPMLFIIFTYIKIFIVTYRSCREVRKKAAETCLPHLLVLISFSILCAYDISIARVESNFSKTAHLIMMLQTILYHSLFNPLIYGLKMKEISKHLKRLFCPAKFI, from the coding sequence ATGGATGATGAGGCAAATGTAACTTATATAACTCTGGGTGGGCATGTGGAAGTTAACAAATAcagatatgtttatttttttattatgttcatAGTATATACTCTAATAATCTGCAGTAATTCTATTATTGTGTACCTTATCTGGGTTCACCAAAACCTCCATGAGcctatgtacattttcattgctGCTTTGTTACTGAACTCTGTTGTttacagcactaatatatacccaaagcttttgattgactttttatctgaaaaacagatcatatcttattcagcctgtctctttcaattttatatattttatacttttgCCAGTTCTGAATTCTTATTGTTGTCAGCTATGGCCTATGACAGATATGTGTCCATTTGTAAACCTCTGCAATATCACAATATCATGAGGAAAACTGCAGTGAGTGTTTTCCTGTTGTTTGCTTGGCTTCTGCCTGCGTGTCATATTGCAGTCCCAACAATATTGAGTTCTAAAGCGAAACTGTGTGACTTAACTCTAAAAGGAATATTTTGTAACAATTCAATTTACAAACTTCAATGTGTGACATCAAGAGTAATAACAATATATGGTGTTGTTAGTTTAGTAGATCTCTCAATTCTGCCTATGCTTTTCATAATTTTTACATACATCAAGATATTTATAGTAACTTATCGTAGTTGTAGAGAAGTCAGGAAAAAAGCAGCAGAGACCTGTTTACCCCATTTGTTGGTTTTAATCAGTTTCTCCATCTTGTGTGCATATGATATCAGTATAGCTCGAGTAGAATCCAATTTTTCGAAAACTGCACATTTAATAATGATGTTACAAACAATTTTGTATCATTCTTTGTTTAATCCACTCATATACGGGctcaaaatgaaagaaatttcTAAACACCTCAAAAGATTGTTCTGTCCAGCCAAATTTATTTGA